In the Triticum aestivum cultivar Chinese Spring chromosome 2B, IWGSC CS RefSeq v2.1, whole genome shotgun sequence genome, aagcatagttggtgtgcggcgcctctgtattggacTATATCACGACGtaactcaaatgagctttgtctgctttgttcggcccggccggatttaccatatccggcatgacggttatcgtcatgtGTCGTGGGGCgtccacgcgatccatagatcgatcttgtttgccttgccctgtcctccaatatatctcgcaggtctggcgcatttcccggTGCCTTGGTATTCTTTGAGcaacgccggggtgcggcttgagtggagggcctagaggcctctctgtcgcggccacaaggtggccggtcggccgcatcatgcgctggtgatgtaggtctttgtgcttcctcctctaatcggggtagcagtctgcgttttgggtagctctttgaggggcgttcgagttcgtactctttggccgcaaggacatcagtccatctgtcggctagcaagtcttggtcagctctaagctgttgctgttttttcttgaggctgctcgccgtggccataagcctgcgtttgaaacgctcttgttcaacgggatcctcaggcacgacaaattcgtcgtcgtcgaggcttgcctcgtctttggagggaggcatgtaattatcgtcctctacctctctgtctgccgctctctcatgagggctggcttctccatcctcctgtgctgaatcctgctggagggggttgtcttcgacactgtccggggtgttattatctcctgtgtcggaatcgtcgtttttgctttggcgggatttagagcggcgccgctgacgtcggcgcttaggcctcttcttggaggggtcatcctccattgttccatcgccgttcccttcttttggggtgtctaccatgtatatgtcatacgatgaggtggccttccagtgccctgtaggcgctggttcttggtcgtctcctgcatcggtgtccataccgtcgatgtcttcagagtcgaagtcgagcatgtcagttaaatcatcgacagtggctacgaagtgggtggtgggtgggctttgaatttcttcgtcgtccgcatcccaaccttgctgaccatagtccggccagggctctcctgataaagagagagactttagtgaattcagaatgtcgccgaaaggcgagtgctgaaagatgtccgcggcggtgaactccatgatcggcgcccaatcggattcgattggcaggggcgcgaaaggttcggagtccggagaggagtccggcaccttggagtcacgagcttcgcaaaggacagatatggtgttcggctcgatcgccatagagattgcagcccccgaggcggtgtccagccacccgtcctcgattggtgtagccggctccaagctaagggtcggagcggacactggtgtgGCCTCTAGGGCACCGTTTGGCggaagagctagatcatgcccatcgtgacagtgcggcgcgcttggctgtggctcgaacccgtcgaagatcaagcctcagcggacgtcggccgtgtagttcaaacttccaaatctgacctgatggccaggggcgtagctttcgatctgctccagatggccaagcgaattggcccgcagtgcaaagccgccgaatacgaagatctgtccggggagaaatgtctcaccctagaccgcatcattgttgatgatcggaggagccatcgggcctaaaggtgatgacatagaggaactctcaatgaaagcaccaatgtcggtgtcaaaaccggcggatctcgggtaggggtcccgaactgtgcgtctaggcggatggtaacaggagacaatggacacgatgtttttacccaggttcgggccctctcgatggaggtaaaaccctactcctgcttgattaatattgatgatatgggtagtacaagagtagatctaccacgagatcagagaggctaaaccctagaagctagcctacggtatgattgttgtccttcctacggactaaaaccctccggtttatatagacaccggagagggttagggttacaaagagtcggttacaatgggagaagatctacatatccgtatcgccaagcttgccttccacgccaaggaaagtcccatccagacacgggacgaagtcttcaatcttgtatcttcatagtccaggagtccggccaaaggtcatagtccggccatccggacatcccctaatccaggactccctcactagggttaaaccctagccaacacggcctcgtccaagccgccgtcgccgcggccagcaccggctcatcGGCGTTTCCTCAgatggtgctgcccgactcgccCTACGGGTCGGCTTGCAACCTGATCCCCGGCTTCGACGTCTACCCacaggcctcccgcctctccggggagtgctcaccCCGAAGTGAGCGTGATCACGCCTTCCatgcccgcgcccgcgcccatcgacctcaactccacccCGGTGATCGGCGGCTCATCATCCGGCGGCATGAGGAAACGCGCGCGGCAGACGCCGGTCGGCGTGCTCACGGACGCCCGCAACCTGTTCGAGGAAATGCCACACGCCGCCGACGAGAACTACATGCATAACCTCATCTTCGAGGGCGGTGTGCCGGCCACTGGCTACGATGCtgacgagacacaaagccaggacggccgcggggcgttcacgccggccgctggctatgatcccgaccaggcggccttcatgcgtgatcaggtcggcatcgaCCTGGATGGCTTCCCCCTCGGCCACGAGTCCCCGGACGACTacgggctagaggaagaggacgagtgtgACATCGAcgtggagcctttgttcgaggacgagctcgccaaccaagccgccggtcctaagccgaagcgcaagagcaaatGTACAAAGTTGTACACGGtggccgaggacaagcttctttgcgagtgctggcgagacattggacaagaccccaagacgggcgccgagcaaaagcattcaaccttttggATTCATGTCCATCAAGAGTTTCATGAGCACAAGAAGTTTCCATCGTACCAATTTGTGAGCACGCGCGGATGGGTCTCCATTTCCAAgcggtggagggtgatccaacaagagtgcaacaagttttgcgccacTCTTGACAGCGTCAAAGCCCGCCCCGTGagcgcatgcaagacatggtatgctagcaagccgccctcttttgtgtcatcaagttcaTCCTTTGCGTGTTCATTTGCATATCACTTGGCCATAAgcttgcatggaaacattttgtagacatttcaagctttggaggcattcaaggtgcaacacaatggcaagtgcttcaacctctcccattgctatcgggtcatcaagaacgaggagaagttcaaggcgcaatatgccgcaCTCAAGTCGCGTGGGGGGAAGAAAGTCgtggaggatgttggggagggcgagccggcacggccgcgggggaagaccaactccaagaaagaGGACAAGCAAGATGCGACCACCAACGCTTTGATCGCAAACATGGACGGCATGATGaacaagaaggactcaagggaggaggagcgtCGGTGTTTCAAGGCAGAGCAAATGGAcgctttcatggagatccaaagaaGGAGGCTTGACCTGGACGCCGAGAAGCAAGCCAATATGttcgagatcgaggccgccaacgccaagaccaaggcgaaagaagtggctctcgcgagcatgatgaccggggtggagatcatgaaggtggatctcaacaccgtgtcgccaaggaagaggacATGGTTTGAGAAGATGCAGGACggcatgctcaagttcgacgacgagtgatctatggcggcgagCGTCATCTTTTTTGTATGCCGACAGGTGTGCCGGCCGGCTGGCGAGTGCACCAGCATGAACCTGTGGGTGATATTTTCTGAAGCCGACATTGTATGtcggcgctggcatggtgccggcatgagacatgaCCGCTGGCATGATCGCCCGCGGGTCTTTTTTTTAAAAGTTgaatgcggacatgaaatgggtcggcgcgttgagcgcactgccgacccaaatacaaaactgggcggacgccggacgggcggccgacccaaatggacaaaaATCGGACAAATGCATCGTCCGTTTGGATtggcccattggagttgctcttattgtGCATTGGCAACACATAAAAAAGATCCGACGTCATCATTTTGTCTACCAAACGAATAAAATCTGGACAAAACGGATGTTCGTTTGGATGACATGTTGGAGTTGGCCTTGCAGCTGCAGCGGCAAGGGATGGTCAGATTCAACTGCAGTCTATGACAACATGGATCAGAATGAGAGGCTGAAAACGCACATACTCCCTCCATcgaggtgtgtaagtcatcttacaaaaaccaaataatctcaaaacacttatgcgcgatgcattaaattctacctcgtttattgtttcttgacatatcaaccaataagagatgtggggtgtgcatgcttttaatgacttgagactaccaaacacgacatgcagtggttagttcattgcatgcaatgctattaattagcaaatgaacattaagttctctcgttttccactccttcttgatcacggtgcacaacctaagatgacttacttacctagatggagggagtagacaTTTCTGCTCCCTCTTCACTATCTAAAGAGGTCTCCTCCATTTCTCCAGCATGCACGCAAGATTTGACTTTGCCTACATCAGGCATTGATGATCTAGTTGGACAATCCATTTTTTTTTAATTTCGAGTGATACGAATGTGTGGTCATCAGCAACGTTGCTCTTCTCACGCAGGGGACGCGCTGCATAAACTAACTACAGGGAGTCTCCAGTTATTGCCAGCCCACACTCCCTACCTTTTCCTTCATCGATTCCCATTCCCTCTTCTCCGCCCGCCATTGAATTTCTTACGTCGCAGGAGCAGGAGCACAATCGAGCCACTCGTCTTCCTCCCCCGCGGTCCGCAGTGGTCGCCTACTTCCTTCCTTGGTCTTGCTCCTGTCCAGGCTCGGGATCGGGATCGTTCGTGGTTAGCCAGATCCGGTGAGGTCAACGCCATCCAGATGCAGGTGCTTGCGGCCGTCCCCTCGTCGTAGCTCCGCCATCCCCTCACCGGAGCCACCACCGCGCCGTCCGACGAATCACCATTCGTCTTTGAGTAGGAACATCAGGTATTCAGGTACATATTGGTCGGCTACTAGTATCTCAATCCAAAGGTTCGAGTGTACTCGGCTGATTTGGCAGATGGCAATGGGTTTTGCAGCTACTAGCTAGAAATGGGGGCTGAACGCCGACCGCTCTGTCTATGCACTCGTCTGCCCTTCTCTGACTGACTCTGCAATCCTGCCTCTCTGCAAGAGCTCAAGTGTCAACACCTACTGCTGGAGATCTCCAACACCTAGTGTAAGTGAACCTTTTCCTTTTTTGGGGGAAAAGTAGGATTGCTATTTGCTAGTGACTGACTACAAGCGCATTCCTCTTCCCTTGTTCATCAGGATCTCAAACACATTTGTCAGCAGGGGGTGTGAGGATGAATGCGGCCATCAGTGCGGCCTTGTCGGTGGTAGGCAAGGCGCTGGCCCCTGTTTCGGATGGCTTGTTGGAGAACTGGGCGGCCAGCAACAGTCTTGGCCCCAACATCAGCGCCCTCAAGGGGGAGCTGCTGCGTGCGCAGGGGATACTCTACACCGCGCACGACAGGGACATCACCAACCCAGCACTCAAGGAGTTGTTGCAAATGCTGCAGCAGCTGGCGGACGCGGCAGACGACGTGCTTGATGAGCTGGACTACTTCCACATCCAAGACAAGCTCAACGGCACCTACAATGCCGTTGATAACCATCCCAGGGGCTCCATCCATAACCTCGGTCTCAATGTGCGGCACACCGCTAGAGCGGTTGCCAACAAATTCAGGCTCCCCTCATGCTTGCGTGATGCTAGTGGGAGTGAGCTTGACGACCAAGAAGATGATGAGGCACAAAACCTGCAGTTTAATCGTGTGGAAATGTCTAAACAGATGGCACACATTGTACAACAGCTAGATCCCATTTGTGCTAAGGTGAAGGAAATTCTTGATCTAGAGCTCCGCAAACCTACCCAAGGCAGCATTGCTAGAAACAGACTGAAAACTACCCCAGCAATAATAGAGCCAGAGTTGTTTGGGAGGGATACCGAGAAAAAGAATATTGTAGAGGGCATTACCCATGGAAAATATTGTGCCGATGGACTCACCATGCTTCATATTGTTGGCCCAGGAGGTATTGGGAAGACGACTTTGGCACAACATGTATATCAAGAAGTGAAGAGCTCTTTTGATGTTATGATTTGGGTATGTGTGTCTCTGAGTTTCGATGCAAATAAGTTGGCACAAGAGATTGTGAAACAAATCCCAAAGGTCCATGGTGAGATGAAAAATACTATTGAGGAAGAGCTCATCGAACAAAGGTTAAAGCATAAGCGGTTCTTGCTGGTCTTGGATGATGTGTGGACATATCACGAAGATGAGTGGAAAAAACTGTTAGCTCCCTTCAGAAAAGGAGAGGCAAGAGGTAATATGGTTATAGTCACTACTCGCATTCTAGAGACCACAACAATGATAAAAACAGTTGATTACTCGATAAACCTGGGTCAGTTAGAAACTGAAGATTTTATGCATCTATTTGAAGCATATGTATTTGGTCACCAACAGTCATGGAAAAACCATCCTGGATTGCTTGATGTTGGCAGAGAAATAGTGGTCAAGTTGAAGGGTTTTCCTCTTGCAGCAAAAACTGTAGGTAGATTACTAAGAAACCAGCTTACATTGGACCATTGGACAAGAGTTCTGGAAAGCAAAGAATGGGAGTTTCAAACCAGCAACTATGACATTATGCCAGCTCTAAAGCTTAGCTATGATTATCTCCCTTTCCATCTACAAAAGTGTTTTTCCTATTGTGGTTTGTTTCCTGAAGATTATGAGTTTGGTAGCAAAGAGTTGGTTCACTTATGGATAGGGTTTGATATTCTGGATACATGTGATCAAAGGAAAACACTTGAAGATGTTGGGCTGTGTTATTTAAATGACTTGGTTAATTGTGGTTttttcaagaagaatggaaaagaTGATGGCAGCCCTTGTTATGTTGTGCATGACCTATTGCATGAGTTGGCAGTGAAGGTTTCATCATCAGATTGTCTTACCATATCTAGTTCTAATGTGAGATATGCACAATCTTCCCCGTCTGTTCGTCATTTGTCTGTCATTATAGATGAGAGAGATGTCAATGATAAAATGACCTTTGAGGATTTTAAGAGGGACTTGAGTACATTACATGAAAAGCTGAAAGTTGAAAATCTACAAACTGTGATGTTATTTGGAAAATTCCATGGAAGCTTTGCAAAGACTTTCGGTGATTTGTTTGCAGAAGCAAAATCCATTCGTGTTATTCTTTTGTCTGAGGCATCTTATAATTATAGTCTGGAGGATGTGTTCCGCGGCCTTCCGAGATTTGTCCATCTTCGCTACCTAAGGATAACGGGATATCTTGCACAATTATGTTTGGACAACAAAATACCAAGATTTTATCACCTGAGGATCCTAGATGTTCAACGCTGCAATGTCCACATTGGTGTTCTCAGAGCAATGAGCAACCTTGTAAAATTACGCCATTTTCTTGTCCAAGGCACCGGTTTTGAATTAAGGCAGATAGGACAATTGATAGAGCTCGGTGGGTTAATGAGAATACATAACATTGAGAATGTTGAACGGAAggaagaagcaaatgaagcaaAACTGATACGCAGAATCCACTTAGAGAAGCTAGTATTACAGTGGGGTACTTATGGACATGATATACATTCTGTGCAAGAACATATTCTTGAAAGTCTCAAACCTCATTGCGATCTCCTAGATCTGCACATTGGAGGGCATAGAGGCACAACTTGCCCGTCATGGCTTGGTGGGAAACTCTCGGTTAAAAATTTGGAATCTCTTCGTCTGCATGATGTAGGTTGGACAATTCTTCCACCTCTAGGAGAGTTGTGGTCTGTTGGTGAGCATGGTGAAGAGCATCAAAGTTTTATCCCAAGTCAAAGCTTTCAAAATCTGAGAAGGCTAGAATTAGTTAAGATACCAAGGTTGAGAAAATGGgttgaaaataacacttgtcgtttGTTCCCTCAGCTAGAAGTTCTCATTGTTAAAGATTGCTCTGAACTAGTGGAGCTGCCACTTTCATGCTGTCAATCAGAGCAAGAGGCGAACATGACCTGGTTTCCTAGATTACAGGAACTTGAGATTACGGAATGCCCAAAATTGTTGTCGTTGCCTCCTGTCCCTTGGAACCCTGCCGCATGCTCTGCCAAGATAGAGCAGGTAGGATCTGGTTTAAAACAGCTGAATTACTCAAAGGGCTACAGTTCGGGGGCAAGTTTAACAATTACGGGTAAGAATGGTGAAGATGGCATGTTCTGGAATGTGTTGGCATTCTCTAAGCTAGCTGATCTAAAAGTGCTGAAGATTACGAATTGTCCTCCTCTGCCACTGGATCACCTCCAGAAGTTAAAATCTCTGAAGTCGCTCGAAATAGATTACTCGGGTAATAGCAATGTCTTGCTGCAGACTGACAGTGAGAGTGACATCATATATGAGTTACCAATTGAACGCCTCAGGATTAGTTCTTGTGGCGCTCGTGAGAAGGAATTGACACAGTTGCTTTCTCATTTCCAATATCTCAGCGAGCTGGGAATAACTGATTGTGAAAAGATAACAAGTGTTGGTGTGGTGGAGCAGCAGCAGAGGATAAGAGTAGGGGAGGAAATAGCAGTGGGAGGAGAAGCTGGACTTTTGCTCCCGTCTTCTCATCTACAGAAATTGGACATCTATGAGTGCCCAGAGCTGAGCCTGCTCACCAGTTCGCTTCAAGACCTCCGTTCCCTCCACATACGTGGTTGCCCCAAGTTCCTCTCATCATGCACATGGCTTCTCCTTACCCATCGCTGCCTCACAGAACTATACATTCATGACACCCACAAATTATCCGCCAGTTTGGAGCCCACACGGATGCACACACACTGCAAACTTCAGAAGCTAGACACAGATGACCTCACAGGCTTCCTTGTTGTGCCCATCTgcagcctcctctcctcctccatcacctGTTTGTACCTTGCTCGCGATCATGAGATGGAGCGCTTCACTAAGGAGCAAGAGGATGCCCTTCAGCTCCTCACCTCACTTCAGGTGCTTAATTTTGTCGAGTTCGGCAAGCTGCAGTGCCTCCCAGCAGGACTACATAGACTTTCCAGTCTCATGACATTAAGGATTTACAGCTGTCAGGCCTTCCAGTCGCTGCCGGAGGACCTCCCAACTTCTCTGCAAAATTTGGTAATCCACTTCTGCAATTCCTTCAAATTGCTGCCCAATGTCAGCCTCCCAAATTCTCTGCAAAATTTAAGGATCTGGGGCTGCCATTCCTTGGAGTCGCTGCCCAAGGATAGTCTCCCAAGTTCACTGCAAGACTTAACGATCGGTCTTTGTGACGCCTGGAAGTTTCTGCCTGAGGATGGCCTCCCATGTTCTCTGAAAAAATTACATATTCAAGCCTGTTGCCTGGAATCGGTGCCCAAAGATATTCTCCCAAGTTCACTGCAAGAATTAAGGATCCGTTTTTGTCCCGCTCTGAGATCACTGCCAGATAGCCTCCCAAATTCCCTGCGAGTTTTAGATGTCGACGGTGGCAACAGTGAGGAGCTAATGAGGCAATGCCGCAAGTTGAAAGGAGTCATTCCAATAATCAAAGACTAATACAAGGTAACATACACTTTTGTACCCATCATTTCCCTTGCATTTCCTAACCTCCTAAGAAGTCAAAGCAATTATTTCCTTTTTGTCTGTCTGATCGGCAGTCGATCTGTGTATTCCATCCTGTACAAAACAAATTGGTTAGTACATGCAGAATCATCCCAATTCTCTAGTTCCGTACACATTAGTAGAAGTGTAGTCCACAATATGTTCCGTACACTGTTCTGTTAAGATTAGTGAAAGGAAATCAAGCTCGCCGGTAATTAGATTAGGAAAGCAAAGTTGTTCTAGGTGTCATGTACGAGTACTAGTCCTAGTTCGGGTAGGTATGCTAGGTTAGCTTTGGTTGTGTCCGTGTAGGACTAGGGGTCATACACGTATAGGGTCAGGTTGTCTGGTCGGTCATGGCCTCGTGAAAGTGGTATATATATAGACAGCCCGGCCGTGCATTTTGTAACACGGTGAGAAAATGagaaaataaagagaaagaaaGCATGACAAGGGCCCTTGGCTATCAGTTTTTCGTGTGCGTATTTGTCATGTgttttgatgtgatcgatcctgtagGGTAAATATCCAACAGATTTGCACCGTGTTTCTTCTACCTGGCACTGTACTGTGTGCATATTTTTAGTTGTTCTGGACTGCGAGCATCGGAGTTGAAGAACAGAACCAACTTTCTCAAATTCTTATTTTTATCAATGGTCCTGCAAGACTTGGTCCTTGATTAAAAGTGTCATGTCTTTATTTGCTTGTTTAGTTCTGCAAAGTAGTGACAAAGCAGTTGGACCTTATTCTCAGAAAAATGGAAGTCTACTCCCAGATAATGCATttgtagtacaaagttgagtcacttattttgggacggagggagtactatacaattggataacatggttattgttggaaCCGTCTGTGTCACCTTCTTAAGTTTTATAAACTGGAATCACATTGTCGCGTGAGTGCTGCATGTAATCTGTCCTTTCTTATTTCAGCTCCATGTGTACTTTGGTTGGGGTACCATCTCTGCGAAATTGGCAATTCTAACCttgttattcctttgttgtagtgaATTCATGTTGTCATTTGGTGAAACGTCTGGTGTGGAATCAGAAGGTGACACGTGTGTTATTGAGTTCTGTCTGCCCAACATTGTGTGTACTGGAGCAGGGAATGAACGGGACAGGTATGTTTATCTGGCCGTGCATGCCACTTCTTTTTCTGGCACTATAATTTCTGTCATAGGGACAGGTATGTTTATCTGCCCAACATTTATGTCATAGTGACACAAATGTGTTTTGTATTGCAATCGGAAACAAATGAATATACAAGGTGCTAATGATAATGCTAAATCATCTCCTACACGACCTTTTCTGTGTGTGATTACAATACTCGAACCAACCTATGAATGTGACTCggatgctactgttatgattggtTAATTTGTAAATACTTCATTTCCCATTTGGCAGCCACAAATTATATGGGAAGGTTTTAGTAAGTCGGCCTTAGGGTGCGCACCGACCACGCTCCTTGGGCTGGTTGGGCCGGCAAGGCCCGCTAGTCCCGCAAGCTTCCCCTGTGGTCCAAACTCCTCATGCCTTTCTAATCTGAGTTCATTGTTATTTGCTCGGATCATAGCACTTGTAGCATACAATCTAAACTCTTAATTATAAATGTGGAAAtgaataatacaatattattgcctctagggcatatttcaacagGGCCATGGCTATCCCCTCCTCCGGTGACGAGGTCACCTCTCCTGCTTCGATTTGGGTGTGCACTCGCCGCCCCCCATTCTGGACGACACTCTCGACGACTACGAcatcgagagcatggaggggaagGAGGAGCACACCACCGGGACGGAGTTGGAGTATCCCAGGATGGAGGAGCAtgacgccgctgccgccgccgacgaTGACGAGTAGTCCGCCGCCACCGATGAGTAGTGGTTTTGCATTTTTTATACTTCAATGTATTAATTTCTATCGTCATATTTGTAGACACATCAGATCAACCAGAGGTGCCCACTGAAGTAAAGGGTTTTTGGAAGGATCTTTATCCAAACATTGATTCAAACAGGGAAGTAGTATATTTGGAATCCAACCATCTTAAACAACCATGTGGTTTGAAGACAAGTGCACTAACAAATTTCATTGGTAGCTTTGGTGAAAGGAAAGGAAATTTCCGTAGCACGCATGGGCTTCTCGTCATGGATGGTAGTACATTATGTTTAGTGTGGGCGTTTAACCTGGTGTGCTGCAAGCCTGCAAAACATTGTCAGATCGTGTGTATCCCTGGACTTCACACTCCTGATCTTTGGTACACTACAGATATATAGGGGGGACACCTGAGTACGTAGATGCTAAAAAAATCCCCTCTCCACACAATTCCAGGACCCAAGTTACATGAGGAAAAACCAGAC is a window encoding:
- the LOC123047245 gene encoding putative disease resistance protein RGA3 produces the protein MNAAISAALSVVGKALAPVSDGLLENWAASNSLGPNISALKGELLRAQGILYTAHDRDITNPALKELLQMLQQLADAADDVLDELDYFHIQDKLNGTYNAVDNHPRGSIHNLGLNVRHTARAVANKFRLPSCLRDASGSELDDQEDDEAQNLQFNRVEMSKQMAHIVQQLDPICAKVKEILDLELRKPTQGSIARNRLKTTPAIIEPELFGRDTEKKNIVEGITHGKYCADGLTMLHIVGPGGIGKTTLAQHVYQEVKSSFDVMIWVCVSLSFDANKLAQEIVKQIPKVHGEMKNTIEEELIEQRLKHKRFLLVLDDVWTYHEDEWKKLLAPFRKGEARGNMVIVTTRILETTTMIKTVDYSINLGQLETEDFMHLFEAYVFGHQQSWKNHPGLLDVGREIVVKLKGFPLAAKTVGRLLRNQLTLDHWTRVLESKEWEFQTSNYDIMPALKLSYDYLPFHLQKCFSYCGLFPEDYEFGSKELVHLWIGFDILDTCDQRKTLEDVGLCYLNDLVNCGFFKKNGKDDGSPCYVVHDLLHELAVKVSSSDCLTISSSNVRYAQSSPSVRHLSVIIDERDVNDKMTFEDFKRDLSTLHEKLKVENLQTVMLFGKFHGSFAKTFGDLFAEAKSIRVILLSEASYNYSLEDVFRGLPRFVHLRYLRITGYLAQLCLDNKIPRFYHLRILDVQRCNVHIGVLRAMSNLVKLRHFLVQGTGFELRQIGQLIELGGLMRIHNIENVERKEEANEAKLIRRIHLEKLVLQWGTYGHDIHSVQEHILESLKPHCDLLDLHIGGHRGTTCPSWLGGKLSVKNLESLRLHDVGWTILPPLGELWSVGEHGEEHQSFIPSQSFQNLRRLELVKIPRLRKWVENNTCRLFPQLEVLIVKDCSELVELPLSCCQSEQEANMTWFPRLQELEITECPKLLSLPPVPWNPAACSAKIEQVGSGLKQLNYSKGYSSGASLTITGKNGEDGMFWNVLAFSKLADLKVLKITNCPPLPLDHLQKLKSLKSLEIDYSGNSNVLLQTDSESDIIYELPIERLRISSCGAREKELTQLLSHFQYLSELGITDCEKITSVGVVEQQQRIRVGEEIAVGGEAGLLLPSSHLQKLDIYECPELSLLTSSLQDLRSLHIRGCPKFLSSCTWLLLTHRCLTELYIHDTHKLSASLEPTRMHTHCKLQKLDTDDLTGFLVVPICSLLSSSITCLYLARDHEMERFTKEQEDALQLLTSLQVLNFVEFGKLQCLPAGLHRLSSLMTLRIYSCQAFQSLPEDLPTSLQNLVIHFCNSFKLLPNVSLPNSLQNLRIWGCHSLESLPKDSLPSSLQDLTIGLCDAWKFLPEDGLPCSLKKLHIQACCLESVPKDILPSSLQELRIRFCPALRSLPDSLPNSLRVLDVDGGNSEELMRQCRKLKGVIPIIKD